ACTGAGATTCACCAGTTTGACCCGTTCCCTTTGCATGTCTTCCCACTGCGCAGGGAGCTCTATTGACTGCttatctgcaaaacaaagaTTGCATTATTATCACAGATATCTGGCTCTGGTTTGTAGGCATGTCTTACAAACCAACTGCATATAGAAGGCTGAGAGGACAGTACCTTATGCAATACTTTATTCCAAGAAtactctctctctccccccaaTACATCACTGCCTCTGTAATGCACTGTTAAGACTTTACATCTTCTTTAATTATCCCCATAACAATATCTAATGAAAACAAGTTTGAAAACCACAGAAGAATTTTATGCAGTCTTCATACACCTCTTCCTTTGTCAGACTTAAGCATGAAATCTATGCTCACTAGTCACATATGTATGGAGAATACTTGTATATGAAACAGACGATCTGATTTCAGTCATACCTACCACTAATTATGAAACTAGAACTGCTGGCTATGGCATGCctgtgggaggagggggagaaggagaagaaaaaaaaaaaaagaaaatggaaaaaaaagctatggAATAGCTTACTTCTTTGGAATCCCTGAGTTTGCATTTATCAGAATTATCATTCAATAACCACTagtaaaggtttttttaattaacaaagcTGTAATTTACCTTCATTCTTGGGCACACGTTGTATGTTTATAGTTCTTCCTTGCTCATCTGTAGCCTTTAGAGTATTCAGATCCACTTTGTAGTTCCTCTTGTTAATTTTGACAGTAAGATGTCGTTTTTTAGCTATTTTGGCATCCTCCAGCTGCATATTTGTCAGTTTATCAAAAGCAACAAAGCTGTCAGAGCTTCCTGAATACCTCCATTCTACCAGGTTACAAACAAGTTCTGCCTTGGATCGTTCTTCTTCAGTATCCTTAATTTTTTGGATCATTTTTTGAACttccacaaaaacaaaacagacatcCCTGCTAATACCAGAAATTTTAATGCGGGGTGgggaaagtttattttcaagCTGAATGGTAACATGCTTTCTTCTCTGGAGATCTGCCAAAGTGGCAATTTGCTTCTCATCCAAATTTTCGATTAGCTCATCTGAAATAGTGTTTTCTAActgttcctttaaaattaaattctctaTCCAGGACTCAGTTGCATCCacatttttttggctttctcCACAAATTTGAAATGTGGCTACATCAACTTTCTTCTCCAAAACTAcaggctttttcttctcagtgagTTGTTTTTTGCCCCCAAAAAATGCTGTGAAGAAATATATGTTAATGATTAGCCTTTTTATTTAAGATCTTTAATTTTATGTGCCCACACACATGGAAAATCCACCTACTTACATTTAAACAGAGACATCCATGAATCTGTTGTGCATGAACCTGaatcttctcttttcttcatgcttttgtAAAAGTCTCCAAGCATATTTGTCTGGAAGATTAcgattttaatctttttcaaaTGCCGTACTGATCTTTTGCTTGCAAATTCCACTATAGCATCCAACATGTCATCAGCTACCTTTGCTGGACTCTGTCCTGCTTGACctagacaaaaataaaaagatcagtGAACAGTACTTAAATCAAGGCAGCATCCAGAAAACAGAGACCACATCCCCAGTCCATACACGCTGGtgcccccctctcctcccccgTGATGCTTTCTAGCCAAAGCCCCAGGCTTAACCTCAGCTTTACACCTAAGCTCGTGAGCTTCAGGAACTGACACCCTACGCAGACCCAGGAAGCCCTTCTGAGATTCACCCCCCGTTTACACTGAGGGCTTAACAAGCACTTCAGCCATAGCATCCCTCCCGATATTTTCAAACCCACACATCGCTAACTCTTATCTCCATCTTTAAACTGGGTACCAAGGTAAAACCAAACCTAAATCAGCAGAGGATTTTGGCACAAGCCTGCAGTGTATTTCAAcacagtgtcctggttttggctgggatagttttcttcacagtatCTAGTACAGTgcagtgttttggatttagtacgaaaataatgttgataacacactgatgttttagctggggtaagcactacttagcaacaagccaaagacttttcagcttcCCATGCTTTGCCAGcaaggaggtgcacaagaagccagaagggagcagagccaggacaggtgacccaaactagccagagggatattccataccacagaacatcatgccCAGTATGTACACTGGGGGGAactggccaggggctgctggtcACTGCTCcgagactggctgggcattggtcagcaggtggtgagaactgtattgtgcatcacctgtttttcttgcattttatttctctctctccttttttatctcccttttctttacaattattattgtaattttttacttaatttcaattattaaactgtccttatctcagcccatgggttttaccgttttctgtttctcctccccatccaagtggggtgggggatggagTGAatgagcagctgcgtggtacttagttgccagctggggttaaaccacaacaaacagGAACACCAAACTCAATCAAAACAACTGCTTTTGTTCCCCTACAACAAGCCTGAAGGGCAACCTAAAGCTTATCCTGAAACGCTGATGGGACTCCTGCCAGTTTCAGCTATGACATCCCTTGGACAGCCATCGTGACACCAGCACGCAGATGTTGGCTGTCCAGGTGACCTGACATAACTATCACTGTAGTGTCCAAACACTGACCTGGCACGCTGAGCAAGGACCAGctcacaatttctttttccagtcaAGGGGAGCCTTGGTCTGATGAAGATACCATGCTTGCTTCAAGCCCCACTCCCCAAGCTAACCAGAAGTTTAAGCCAAATAAGCAAGCCAGCCTGTCTCAAGCCCTTTGCTGGAGCAGACAGGCTGAAACAAGACCTAAACACAGTGTAAACTGCAGGTATTTGGTACCCAGCCCACAATTTCTGTAGTCAGCCAGGCAAGGTTTTGGTCTCGGGACAACTCCATCTTTCTTTGCCTACAAACCCCAACTCCAGACCTTCTGCATGGTGAAAATCCCGAAGCAAAGTCTATGGGAAGTTTTAAGAAAGGTGCAGGGTGGCCAGCTGAGATACACAGTCTGGTTTGGGGCAGAATGTCTTTTATGGAGCAGTAGTTTTTCTTTAGGTGTTCATGCTCGATCAATATTGACTGTAATATTTATACTTcaaaaaaacagcatttttgaaGTGCGCAAGTGGTGTTTGAACTGACTAAAATGAACTTTCACAAATCACAGTTTACAGGGTTTCTTGTACAAGCCTACTGTTATCCATATCAAAGTTATTAACTCAGTCCCAGTTTCTGAACTATCCCCCATCACAGCCCTCTTCACTTTCCCAAGAAAATCCAAACCTGTTCCAATTGCTGGGAAGGCGACAGATTTGTACATCCTTAGCTCACACTCGTTAAGCACTTTGGAGACCTGACTCTTCACGTTGTTATTGTGAATCAAGTGGATGATTTTACTGCACAACAGATTCCCACCTTGTGTAGTAATAAAGCCATTTTGAGACTGACCAGCTGGAAGAGAGAAGATGGAGAcataacattttcaaagcagctatCTTTTCAAATAAGACAGCTGGTTGTATTGATGCTagaaaagaagtggaaaaagtggaaagaaatcCACCATGAGCTATATTATCCTGGTTTTAGTTGATTCTGGTTCTCTCTGTAAATATTCTGATTGTAGAATTTCTTTGAGAGAGTAATTCAAGTAATGGTGTGTTTTCTGATTTCCCTGAGATCTTTGCTACAAAGTAGTTTCCTAGTAAGTACAACTTAAAAACTTACATTGAATTTAAAACACAGTTCACTTCTATTTACAAGCATGCCAGCAGAATGTGCACAATTCATTTATATGAGAAATCCTTTCTTATGCCACTTACTCCTTGAAAGCTCAAACTCTTAttctgcagaagagctgaatGGTTAAAATAATAGCATTAAGATAATAACCAACCAGTTTAAGAACTGTGGTATGGAAACTTTAAAGAGACATTCGTGTTTTTCAGAGCACTTGTGTTTGATTACAAACACCTTAAAATGGAGTCACGTTGTGAGGATGAATGGACTGATGAGCACAGAGTTACATACCACTTCACTGGTCATAAAGGTAACAATTGATAGTAAGATGCTCTGTTAGATGCACTCGGATCAGGCTGATAAATGGGGAGAGCCTGCAGAGCCAAAGGCTGGGAAGAATATCCAAGAAACTCCATGCTGAAAGTTAACTTGTAGACTCAGAGCAGGAACATTTTGTTTATGCAAGCAGGACATGTTCCCTTCGGTGCTCATAGAGGCCAACGACAGTGAGTTGGTGTTTTACTGCTCTACTGGTCTGGCAGAATGCAGACTACAAAAGAACTCATGATCAAGGTGATAAGCAGAGTTACATTAttccaataaaaaataatgacgTATTTGTGAATATAAGCCCAGATTTGCTATTAGCTTTTAAAAGCCAGTTCTGCGTGCACTTACACCAAAAGACAGTCTTCCACCACTTTGTACAGTTTCAAAACTCAGCTCTCCTGTAGCTGACAATAGATGAGCTTAAAAATTATGCTCAAGTCTATGGGACTGTTTCTGTTCTTACATCAGGAACATGCTTAAGTAATTTCAGGGATAAAGAACTTAAATTACAATAATTTCCCAGCACTTACTAGCATCATAAAACTGTATCCATCTTCTGTTcagttatgaaaataaaaattcttgaaGTAGGTGTCAAAACAACAACAGGACTTTTCAAAATTCCcaagaaagcaagctgttttttcagataaaatatatattataccATCAGAGAAGAGAAtcttaaaacaactttttcagataaaatatgtattatacCATCAGAATAGAGAAttgtaaaacaacttttaagttttcagagagaaaaaaaaaaagaaacacaatagTACACTTTAACATACCATATTTAGTACATTCTCCTTCTACCTGGGACCCAGCAGCATCCATAATTGCTTTGAAGACCCcttaaattagaaaagaaaagcattcacATTCATTAAGTCAACTTAGCTATTTCTCCTCAAACTCTACCCAGCTTCTGTACTCTACAAATACTCCAAATTCTCATATGGCAAGATCCCACAAAGTGCAATACCTTGCCAGTTCCCCTAAGTACCCACCATGACAGACTGCATTGGGTACAGAGAGAACACTGCCTTCGTTATGATTAGAAATCATTAAGAAAAACTCCTATTTTATCATTTCACCAGCCAGTAGTATGGCCCTCACCAAACTCTCCAGTTGCTTTGAATTATATCATTTGGTGTCTTTCATATTTGCAGTTCACAACGTCACCAAAGAATCCTCTGCTTCTTACGGGTCAATTTACTTAACTAGGGCTTTGGCTTACAGTGAAACATACCAGGACAAGAGCAATTTTTCAGAATTGTATTTGACTTAAAAATTCCCCTTTGtttaagcatttcttttttaaaacaagaaaaatctggTCAGATGCCTTCTGTTTGAGTAGTTTGGAAACTAAATGGGATTATCAGGACACGTAAAAACCTGTTTAAGATCTGCTTCTTGActctttcatctgaaaaatacttcatgAAAGTTTTATATATGGACAGTTCTTTCCCTTACACCTTTCTAAAAATTAGCCTAAATTTATCACTAAAGAACTACATATTCAATACAATACCTGATGTGGCATTAAATGTTGGATTGGATATATTTACAATAACCTCTGTATCCTCCTTGGTAATATCTCCACTAATTACTTGGAGCGTAATGGAACCAATCTGCATTTCATGAACTCCCAATCCTTCAGTTGAAACAGGCCTAATGAAACCTGCAAGGGAAAGCAAGATACCTTAAAACACCACTTCTTTACTTCAGGGTATTGCTGTCTTCCAATGATGGCAACTTCAAAATATCCTTTCAAGGAATATGCTCTACATCAGTTCGATGGACCTGGAGCGTTTCTGCCTTTCTCTACcttccatttctgaaagcaggaagGCATAGTGTTCTTCCTGTTTAAGTACTATGAAAGTGAAACCATTTCTATTCCTGTAAATTCACACAATATAAATTCAGAAAGGACTCTTGGGGTTATCTGTTCTGACCAGCTCTGTAACAGTTTCCTGAATTAACTCTTACAAGAAATGGAGTATCCTATCCAGGTTAAGCATTGCCAGTAACGGAGATCCCACCACAACACTTCTGTAAGTTATTTCATCTTTACCCTCACATATATAAAACTATTCCTTACTTCTAGTCTAAACTTATCTAATTCATATTCTATCTGCACACTTTTAACTTAATTTTACCGACACTCACAGCAACTGAGAAGAAAGTGCTATATATTCTTATGAATAAGGCTCTGCTGTTGATGCAGTTCACATATGTTTTTGCTATTGTGTCACAAAACTGTCAATTaataaatggaaaggaaattacCCATTCTGTATATCCATACAGGAGAGtaaaagtacagaaatacaTGTTATTTATGGCTTGTCTGGCAAAGTGATACAAAGTTCTTCGACCCTTTGAGTAGGACAAACTAATGGTTCTCCTGCTAGGATACCCTCCTCTTCCATGTGGTAAGAGTGGCCTCACCAAGAGATGAGCATGCCCTCAACAAAAGAGACTCCTCTAAGATTTTTACAAATGGAGTTTAAGAATGCCAGTCCattgggaggaaaaagaatgtTCTGTGTCTTGATAACACTGCATCTGTTTCCTGCTGGGTATAAAAccattttacagtatttacatTCTCCTCAGTgtcccacctcctgcccctaCACAACTTACTTGACCgtggtgctgcagcactgcaaccTCCAGCTATCCTATGTTCTAGTTCAATGGTGAAAGcctaagaagagaaaaaaggtatCATAGATAGTATTTCAGAGTTTATATACtgaatatttctgtaattaacaTTAACAGCTATGTAGCTGAGCTATCTGACACATTTTACAGTCATGTTCAGCTATCATTAATAACAGTGGAAGACTTAGTGTGGAGAGTGTGATAATAGATACTGCCTTTGCATTTCCAGAACTCCTCTGTCAGAAGATGTGTGAGCACCTACAGGTGTTACACAGTGCCAGCAGCAAGGCCAATTTTGTCTACAGCTTGTGCTTGCTGAGAGTTTGTATTTCAGAGATGCTGAGTGAGACACTGGAGAGACATCCCGCTGTCACCAGCCCACAGCAGTAAGAAAGTGCTCCCTTAAGCAATATAACTACAATGGATTGCTAAGGCATAACTAGAACAGTACGTAACATCCAGGGCTTTGTCCTAAGAAGAACTACCTGAACGTTATCTGTATCTCTTGGATGCAAGAGAAAATGAACTTCCTGAAGAGTCTTCCGAGCATGACTACTACTGAACTTGAATACCACATCAAACATTAATTTAGAAACAACAGTTTTAGGAAATCCAAATCCTCCAGTTCCAATAGCTGGGAAAGTGATCGATTTCAGTCCaagttcttcagttttcttcaagCAGGAATTGATTATACATTCTAGGGTCtgtaaaacacagcaaagatccttttttttaaaaaaaaaaaaggataaggCATCATTTATTATTAGTTCCATAGAGACTACACTGGTACAAGAAAAAGTTCTCAGTGCATCAAGGCATCATTAAGGTCACTACAACAGAAGTAAATGCAGTCAAGTCATCTAAACTATTTTAAATCCTGAAACTTCAGGATAAGATCCCAAATAAATCTGtgttcaaaatatattttttaaaaaaaataattaaaatgtaccTTCAGGGCCTGTCCTTTTCCTGCATCCCACAGGGGAACTATGGCATGAAGCACCAACCTGCAGTCCAGAGCATATCCACTGGTGCAGATCACGCTCCCTTGACCAGTAAcctgtatttgttttgctttgtcaaaCTCTGCTTGGAGTGCTGATCCAGCCTTTTGCAACATAGCTTTGCAAAGAGGCCCCACACCAAACTTCAGATCTGTGCCAACACTGTTGACAATAACGTCTGTCTGCAacaaattgaaatgaaaatatctgtAGCCAGACTTCAAGTAAAAATATGAATAGAGACTAATAGCACTACCAAAGCAACACACAGCACAAGAAACAAGATGCCAATGGAGAAATAACCTGGTTTCCAGCACACTTTCTGCATGCTGAATACTCCTGAGCTTGTAGGAAACCTACAATTGGCAGCACCAGACCCACTTAAGTACCAAGACCACAGGTATCTGTGTGTAAGCAGGTCATCCATCCACCCAGGCAGAGCTGTCAAGCCCATGGTGGAAATAAGGCTGTGACTCACCTCACCCTGAGCAGACACCAATGTCTGGGCAGGTGAAATAAACTCAGCCTCTGCAGCCTGCCTTATCCCCCGCTCCCCAGACCCTGCCCTTCCTACATCTCCTTGTAAAGAACTGCTGCAGCATTGCTCCTTCTTCTCTAGCATCACCACAGGGCGCAAAATGTATGTACTGTAGAAGGTACACGTAATGTAGGAAGTTTAATgtgtctttcctccttttcactGAAGTGGGATTGTCTATGCCTTATCAGAAAAGCAGCACCTCATGCACCAAAATGAGATGAAAGGAGGTGGTTGTGCTCTCATGAAGTAAAACAGCCAAAGCCCTGAAGTCTTTTCTTTGTTCCACTGGAGACGTTTTAATTACaaagttttttaaatgtggCTCATATTGAGGGGTTTTTTACATCTAGTATTGCTCTTTTATTGGAACAGGCTTTTACAGGCATCAAAATGACAACTGAAGCAAATAATATTGAAACATGACAAAGTATAAAAATCAGGTGCTGGTTATCAAGATGCACTTTGCAtcactgaaaagaagaaaaaacctatAAGGGAAAGAAGCTATGTCAGAGGTGTAAATTGAGCCATGATGGTCTAGGTAAGTTAAACTCTGTTagcaaaaagaatgaaaaaagaagatagggaaaaaagtaagtaaaatcAGGTCTAGACTTTGAGCATGTACCCTTCTATGGGGTCACTTTTCTAGAGCCCAGTAACTTCTTCACAGACTGTGTCTTTAACCCATCCAagggaacttaaaaaaaaaaaaaaagctacattcTCCTGTTAGCATGACTCACAGCAGTGGCCCAGACAGGTGCCGATTTCCTGTAATATCCAACTTAGCTACATATCACATAGTTACTTctagaaagtattttaatatttctcatTTAGGGACAAAGCAAACTTTTTAACACAAAGACCTACCATGGCTTCCTGAATGCTTTTCTGCTCTACTCGGATGCAAAGTCCTTCTTTTGTTGTAACCATCTGCAGATCACCTCTATCCACCTGCAGatcctcttttctctcctccttctgGCTTTCTCTAAGCTCATCGGTTTCCAAGTGCTGCGTCAGCAGTATCGGGGAGGTTGATTcagctgaaaacactttttttactgtctcGCTCAGAACCCTAACTGTTTCTTCCACACCATCCACAAGATGAATCTCCTTCAAGCTGCTGTCCCCCATGGATTCTTCCAAGGTCTCCTTGACGGAGGATACAATCGAATACGTACACAGCTCCCGTGGGAAGCCAAAAATCCCTCCACTTATAGCAGGGAGAGCTATGGAGCGATGATTGTATGTTTCAGCCAGTTGCAGACTTTTCTTCACTGTCTTTCTTAACAAGAACACACACTTCTCTGCTTCATCCTTCCTCCACCTGGGACCAACAGCATGAATGATGTTCTTGCAGGGGAGTTTCCCAGGGCCCGTGATAACCGCACACCCAGGCTGCAAACTCCCGTTCTTCTTCACCAGCTCGTCACACTCCTGTTGCAGTTCTGGACCAGCCGCTTTTAACAGTGCCGCAGCAAGGCCACCGATGTGTTTTAAGTCCTCATTAGATGCATTTACCACAACATCAACAGGATAAGTGCACAAGTCAGCTTTATAAACAGCTATTACAATTCCACCTGGCAGCACTTTCTTGTAGtagagctttcttttctctttataaccaactttttcacctttctgttgttgttgtcgTTCTTCTAGCCTAATCAAACAGCCAAATCTCTGCTTTGCTTCAAAAACACAGGACTCTttcctctcagtgaagaactcTCTGGCTCCTGGTTTATCAATTGGCACAATTTTTGAGTAAAGGGCTGAGAGAATTGCTTCAAACATGGTGACTGCTTTTGGCACTTCTGCTCTTGGTCCGCTCAGGGAAATACATGGTGTCTTGGTGTCAAAACATACTGTCACACCCTTCTTCTTCAATTCAAGACAAACactggatttttccttttctacaaACTCCACTAGTACCACCAACTTAGCCGGGATTACTTTTTCCACGTGTGTGTTTCTATCTATAAAATCATTAAGTTCCTGATAAAATTCTGTTACGGCATTAGAAAAGCCAGCAATAATCACTATATTTTTGGTTTCGACAGATTCATCAATGACTACAGTTACCTGGGAAGAACTGTACTTCTCATGCAAGGAGGCAAGACAACTCCTCCACTGCTCCGTTTTAATGACCTTACCATCCTCCACACTGATGCACTTAGAACATAAGCCtgtctttatttgcttttctgcttctgaaagatCTTTGGAAGTATCTCCAAACAGCAACACAGTATCATCCTCAAGTTCataaaaactattaattttttccctagTGAATAACGTCTCTGACATTGTTTTATTATCTACACGCTGTAGATAGCAGAAAACATGGGGATCAATGTTAACTGTGGTACATGGCATATTCAATACATTTTCAAGTAAGTCAGCTTTGATTTTATATACTTCTGCAGGTAATCCACACAACTGAACAGTTTTTTTTGTGTCATCATAAAAGATCTTTAAGCATGGATATTCCCTGTGAATATTCTCTTCtagcccagcactgcacagaaCAGCATACTTCCCTGGGATCACCGACACAGAAATTTCTatgctttgtttttccctttcactttgCTTCATGGCTTTTTCCATGCATTCCCTCACTTCTTTCTCTGCACTGTCCACGGCTGCTCTGTTGCCTGCAATCACCACCATCTCCTCAGAAATATCAGTTATGATCAAAGCAACATCTTTCGCCAATCTGTTTTTCAGGTCTTCCCAATCCACTGAATTGACGTTACATTTTATAGCTACATAGCGTGCCATGATACGTGAGAACTCAGCAGAAGCATCTTGCTTCCATGTCTTGATCAGCTTCATCATTGGCCTTTTCTGCGTGGAAAGAGACGACGACGGGCACAACATAATTTCTGGGTGCGCACAGTCTGCTTGGGGCCATTTTAGCTCACAATGGCAAAGTGCCATTTCCTGGTTTATGTCTTGGATCAGTTGAGCCTGCCTTTCTAGAAACTGCCATACATATGGATCTACTGGCACCCCAATGGGGTCTGGCATCTTGATAGTTGGTCTTTCTTTTCCATAGAGCGCTGTTCCCAGGGAGTGATAATACGGATGCACAGAAATCGGTGTCTCTTGCAGTAAGTGCTGCTTTTCCAAGACTGTGTTTAGATCTAAAATTAgcacacatacatacaaacaCATAGACATCATTAACTTCAAATCAAGCAAATGACTCTGTTCTTATAACTATTACATTGAATACgataacaattatttttttaatttgaaagagttatttttg
The Falco cherrug isolate bFalChe1 chromosome 8, bFalChe1.pri, whole genome shotgun sequence DNA segment above includes these coding regions:
- the LOC102048980 gene encoding protein mono-ADP-ribosyltransferase PARP14 isoform X1, which gives rise to MANYLNGFYFVLFMSLTQTYTSDLALVYSWLVLCHQRSCLQPHRILHLGCFGSPYVPGYPADDAEVLQKAESFVQNSELQEEAGSAENITEKSTETSPSVVLENIERCSPKCLCMLLENISGLAVDDDFTVEVIPEINVAVVTFIKSIDTEEFVIKCSQNKRVKEFKITARLLELTQSIKAENIPASVSTDYLTIYFESVRNGGGPVSDIQLFPEENLAIITFCDRKDLNTVLEKQHLLQETPISVHPYYHSLGTALYGKERPTIKMPDPIGVPVDPYVWQFLERQAQLIQDINQEMALCHCELKWPQADCAHPEIMLCPSSSLSTQKRPMMKLIKTWKQDASAEFSRIMARYVAIKCNVNSVDWEDLKNRLAKDVALIITDISEEMVVIAGNRAAVDSAEKEVRECMEKAMKQSEREKQSIEISVSVIPGKYAVLCSAGLEENIHREYPCLKIFYDDTKKTVQLCGLPAEVYKIKADLLENVLNMPCTTVNIDPHVFCYLQRVDNKTMSETLFTREKINSFYELEDDTVLLFGDTSKDLSEAEKQIKTGLCSKCISVEDGKVIKTEQWRSCLASLHEKYSSSQVTVVIDESVETKNIVIIAGFSNAVTEFYQELNDFIDRNTHVEKVIPAKLVVLVEFVEKEKSSVCLELKKKGVTVCFDTKTPCISLSGPRAEVPKAVTMFEAILSALYSKIVPIDKPGAREFFTERKESCVFEAKQRFGCLIRLEERQQQQKGEKVGYKEKRKLYYKKVLPGGIVIAVYKADLCTYPVDVVVNASNEDLKHIGGLAAALLKAAGPELQQECDELVKKNGSLQPGCAVITGPGKLPCKNIIHAVGPRWRKDEAEKCVFLLRKTVKKSLQLAETYNHRSIALPAISGGIFGFPRELCTYSIVSSVKETLEESMGDSSLKEIHLVDGVEETVRVLSETVKKVFSAESTSPILLTQHLETDELRESQKEERKEDLQVDRGDLQMVTTKEGLCIRVEQKSIQEAMTDVIVNSVGTDLKFGVGPLCKAMLQKAGSALQAEFDKAKQIQVTGQGSVICTSGYALDCRLVLHAIVPLWDAGKGQALKTLECIINSCLKKTEELGLKSITFPAIGTGGFGFPKTVVSKLMFDVVFKFSSSHARKTLQEVHFLLHPRDTDNVQAFTIELEHRIAGGCSAAAPRSSFIRPVSTEGLGVHEMQIGSITLQVISGDITKEDTEVIVNISNPTFNATSGVFKAIMDAAGSQVEGECTKYAGQSQNGFITTQGGNLLCSKIIHLIHNNNVKSQVSKVLNECELRMYKSVAFPAIGTGQAGQSPAKVADDMLDAIVEFASKRSVRHLKKIKIVIFQTNMLGDFYKSMKKREDSGSCTTDSWMSLFKSFFGGKKQLTEKKKPVVLEKKVDVATFQICGESQKNVDATESWIENLILKEQLENTISDELIENLDEKQIATLADLQRRKHVTIQLENKLSPPRIKISGISRDVCFVFVEVQKMIQKIKDTEEERSKAELVCNLVEWRYSGSSDSFVAFDKLTNMQLEDAKIAKKRHLTVKINKRNYKVDLNTLKATDEQGRTINIQRVPKNEDKQSIELPAQWEDMQRERVKLVNLSPSHQEYLKVQNKFKKTCPSFVIEKIERIQNPFLWQTYQIKKISLCTKNNNEDNEKLLFHGTAASSLSTINYSGFDRGFAGRNAAIIGNGTYFAVDASYSAQDTYSRPDMNGRKYMYLARVLTGQYCVGSSGLITPPPKHSADPTDLYDSVVDNVNNPTMFVIFSDIQAYPEYLITFRK
- the LOC102048980 gene encoding protein mono-ADP-ribosyltransferase PARP14 isoform X2, with amino-acid sequence MAGQRPGAFPLLVRGDWGAAGPPPALRKKLLCYFQSQKRSGGGECELRAGPGPGHLLVCFAHPEVKQRVLERQSHELCVGEKRKLKLIVTEPETALAPEGEAVEDNVVPTKALNATSNSQTKDDAEVLQKAESFVQNSELQEEAGSAENITEKSTETSPSVVLENIERCSPKCLCMLLENISGLAVDDDFTVEVIPEINVAVVTFIKSIDTEEFVIKCSQNKRVKEFKITARLLELTQSIKAENIPASVSTDYLTIYFESVRNGGGPVSDIQLFPEENLAIITFCDRKDLNTVLEKQHLLQETPISVHPYYHSLGTALYGKERPTIKMPDPIGVPVDPYVWQFLERQAQLIQDINQEMALCHCELKWPQADCAHPEIMLCPSSSLSTQKRPMMKLIKTWKQDASAEFSRIMARYVAIKCNVNSVDWEDLKNRLAKDVALIITDISEEMVVIAGNRAAVDSAEKEVRECMEKAMKQSEREKQSIEISVSVIPGKYAVLCSAGLEENIHREYPCLKIFYDDTKKTVQLCGLPAEVYKIKADLLENVLNMPCTTVNIDPHVFCYLQRVDNKTMSETLFTREKINSFYELEDDTVLLFGDTSKDLSEAEKQIKTGLCSKCISVEDGKVIKTEQWRSCLASLHEKYSSSQVTVVIDESVETKNIVIIAGFSNAVTEFYQELNDFIDRNTHVEKVIPAKLVVLVEFVEKEKSSVCLELKKKGVTVCFDTKTPCISLSGPRAEVPKAVTMFEAILSALYSKIVPIDKPGAREFFTERKESCVFEAKQRFGCLIRLEERQQQQKGEKVGYKEKRKLYYKKVLPGGIVIAVYKADLCTYPVDVVVNASNEDLKHIGGLAAALLKAAGPELQQECDELVKKNGSLQPGCAVITGPGKLPCKNIIHAVGPRWRKDEAEKCVFLLRKTVKKSLQLAETYNHRSIALPAISGGIFGFPRELCTYSIVSSVKETLEESMGDSSLKEIHLVDGVEETVRVLSETVKKVFSAESTSPILLTQHLETDELRESQKEERKEDLQVDRGDLQMVTTKEGLCIRVEQKSIQEAMTDVIVNSVGTDLKFGVGPLCKAMLQKAGSALQAEFDKAKQIQVTGQGSVICTSGYALDCRLVLHAIVPLWDAGKGQALKTLECIINSCLKKTEELGLKSITFPAIGTGGFGFPKTVVSKLMFDVVFKFSSSHARKTLQEVHFLLHPRDTDNVQAFTIELEHRIAGGCSAAAPRSSFIRPVSTEGLGVHEMQIGSITLQVISGDITKEDTEVIVNISNPTFNATSGVFKAIMDAAGSQVEGECTKYAGQSQNGFITTQGGNLLCSKIIHLIHNNNVKSQVSKVLNECELRMYKSVAFPAIGTGQAGQSPAKVADDMLDAIVEFASKRSVRHLKKIKIVIFQTNMLGDFYKSMKKREDSGSCTTDSWMSLFKSFFGGKKQLTEKKKPVVLEKKVDVATFQICGESQKNVDATESWIENLILKEQLENTISDELIENLDEKQIATLADLQRRKHVTIQLENKLSPPRIKISGISRDVCFVFVEVQKMIQKIKDTEEERSKAELVCNLVEWRYSGSSDSFVAFDKLTNMQLEDAKIAKKRHLTVKINKRNYKVDLNTLKATDEQGRTINIQRVPKNEDKQSIELPAQWEDMQRERVKLVNLSPSHQEYLKVQNKFKKTCPSFVIEKIERIQNPFLWQTYQIKKISLCTKNNNEDNEKLLFHGTAASSLSTINYSGFDRGFAGRNAAIIGNGTYFAVDASYSAQDTYSRPDMNGRKYMYLARVLTGQYCVGSSGLITPPPKHSADPTDLYDSVVDNVNNPTMFVIFSDIQAYPEYLITFRK